One part of the Solea solea chromosome 1, fSolSol10.1, whole genome shotgun sequence genome encodes these proteins:
- the mier1b gene encoding mesoderm induction early response protein 1b isoform X1, which translates to MTEPSLENSSPGGSAGTDDRDFDPSVEMLVHDFDDERTLEEEEMMEAADETNVNEIEDLAREGEMPIHELLSLYGYGGGSTADEDEEEEEEPEEEEDDDEEEDEEEDLDNDESSRSTGELKRNEGKSVKDSSGPGSETQAAPESRTRSVRSLGTVELIRAQKLIYFENNNDAEEESDEDEDYVPSEDWKKEIMVGSMYQAETPIGLCKYKENEKVYENDDQLLWNPESLPEGKVVEFLTEASRRTGDEKGVDAIPEGSHIKDNEQALYELVKCDFDTEEALRRLRFNVKAAREELSVWTEEECRNFEQGLKAYGKDFHLIQANKVRTRSVGECVAFYYMWKKSERYDFFAQQTRLGKRKYNLHPGVTDYMDRLLDETESATSSRAASPPPTTSSSSASHSEREDSSSQNGIAGHNSSNPMDGPQFPPANQVKVEPAQTNGPSVPVVEPPPVPDNNSNGCSQPTAPSHDRNGSLEPPLDHRDTVAVTHSDRPAKVCRTEAEPLGQSEVEPSRTSEN; encoded by the exons ccCTCCCTCGAGAATTCGAGCCCAG GAGGTTCAGCAGGTACAGATGACCGTGATTTCGACCCATCGGTAGAAATGCTTGTCCATGACTTTGATGATGAGCGCAccctggaggaagaggaaatgatgGAAGCAGCAGATGAGACCAACGTCAATGAGATTGAAGATCTTGCACGG GAGGGAGAGATGCCCATTCATGAGCTCCTGAGTCTGTACGGTTATGGCGGTGGATCAACAGCAGAtgaggacgaagaggaggaagaggagccagaggaagaagaggatgacgatgaggaggaggatgaagaagaggatCTTGACAATGATGAAAGTAGCAGGAGCACTGGCGAGTTGAAGAGGAatgag GGTAAGAGTGTTAAGGACTCATCAGGACCTGGGAGTGAGACACAGGCAGCCCCTGAATCCCGCACACGTTCAGTCAGGTCCCTCGGCACAGTGGAACTTATTCGTGCTCAGAAgttaatttattttgaaa ACAATAATGACGCAGAGGAGGAGTCGGATGAAGATGAGGACTATGTTCCATCAGAAGACTGGAAAAAG GAAATTATGGTGGGTTCTATGTACCAGGCAGAAACCCCCATTGGCCTgtgtaaatataaagaaaacGAAAAAG TTTATGAAAATGATGACCAGTTATTGTGGAACCCAGAGAGTCTACCTGAAGGCAAAGTAGTGGAGTTTTTGACGGAGGCGTCAAGGCGAACAGGAGATGAGAAGGGAGTGGATGCTATTCCAGAGGGATCTCATATCAAAGACAACGAACAA GCACTATATGAACTAGTGAAATGTGACTTTGACACAGAGGAAGCTTTAAGAAGACTTAGATTTAATGTGAAAGCAGCCAGAG AGGAGCTGTCTGTCTGGACTGAGGAGGAATGTAGAAACTTTGAACAAGGACTAAAAGCATATGGGAAAGATTTCCATTTAATACAGGCCAATAAG GTGAGAACTAGGTCTGTAGGAGAATGTGTGGCCTTTTATTACATGTGGAAGAAGTCTGAGCGTTATGATTTCTTTGCACAGCAAACCAGACTTGGGAAAAGGAAATACAACCTTCACCCTGGTGTCAc AGACTACATGGACAGATTACTGGATGAGACGGAGAGCGCAACATCCAGCAGAGCGGCGTCGCCTCCTCCCACTACGTCCAGCAGCAGCGCCAGTCACTCTGAGAGGGAGGACAGCAGCAGTCAGAATG GTATTGCAGGCCACAATTCCAGCAACCCGATGGATGGCCCTCAGTTCCCCCCGGCAAATCAAGTCAAAGTTGAGCCAGCTCAGACCAACGGTCCCTCCGTCCCTGTGGTAGAACCTCCTCCAGTTCCAGACAACAACTCCAACGGCTGCAGCCAGCCCACAGCACCAAGCCATGACAGAAACGGTTCTCTGGAGCCTCCGCTTGACCACAGAGACACGGTGGcggtgacacacagtgacaggccGGCCAAGGTGTGCAGGACGGAGGCAGAGCCTTTGGGCCAAAGTGAGGTGGAACCATCTAGAACCTCGGAGAACTGA
- the mier1b gene encoding mesoderm induction early response protein 1b isoform X2, with product MTEPSLENSSPGGSAGTDDRDFDPSVEMLVHDFDDERTLEEEEMMEAADETNVNEIEDLAREGEMPIHELLSLYGYGGGSTADEDEEEEEEPEEEEDDDEEEDEEEDLDNDESSRSTGELKRNEGKSVKDSSGPGSETQAAPESRTRSVRSLGTVELIRAQKLIYFENNNDAEEESDEDEDYVPSEDWKKEIMVGSMYQAETPIGLCKYKENEKVYENDDQLLWNPESLPEGKVVEFLTEASRRTGDEKGVDAIPEGSHIKDNEQALYELVKCDFDTEEALRRLRFNVKAAREELSVWTEEECRNFEQGLKAYGKDFHLIQANKQTRLGKRKYNLHPGVTDYMDRLLDETESATSSRAASPPPTTSSSSASHSEREDSSSQNGIAGHNSSNPMDGPQFPPANQVKVEPAQTNGPSVPVVEPPPVPDNNSNGCSQPTAPSHDRNGSLEPPLDHRDTVAVTHSDRPAKVCRTEAEPLGQSEVEPSRTSEN from the exons ccCTCCCTCGAGAATTCGAGCCCAG GAGGTTCAGCAGGTACAGATGACCGTGATTTCGACCCATCGGTAGAAATGCTTGTCCATGACTTTGATGATGAGCGCAccctggaggaagaggaaatgatgGAAGCAGCAGATGAGACCAACGTCAATGAGATTGAAGATCTTGCACGG GAGGGAGAGATGCCCATTCATGAGCTCCTGAGTCTGTACGGTTATGGCGGTGGATCAACAGCAGAtgaggacgaagaggaggaagaggagccagaggaagaagaggatgacgatgaggaggaggatgaagaagaggatCTTGACAATGATGAAAGTAGCAGGAGCACTGGCGAGTTGAAGAGGAatgag GGTAAGAGTGTTAAGGACTCATCAGGACCTGGGAGTGAGACACAGGCAGCCCCTGAATCCCGCACACGTTCAGTCAGGTCCCTCGGCACAGTGGAACTTATTCGTGCTCAGAAgttaatttattttgaaa ACAATAATGACGCAGAGGAGGAGTCGGATGAAGATGAGGACTATGTTCCATCAGAAGACTGGAAAAAG GAAATTATGGTGGGTTCTATGTACCAGGCAGAAACCCCCATTGGCCTgtgtaaatataaagaaaacGAAAAAG TTTATGAAAATGATGACCAGTTATTGTGGAACCCAGAGAGTCTACCTGAAGGCAAAGTAGTGGAGTTTTTGACGGAGGCGTCAAGGCGAACAGGAGATGAGAAGGGAGTGGATGCTATTCCAGAGGGATCTCATATCAAAGACAACGAACAA GCACTATATGAACTAGTGAAATGTGACTTTGACACAGAGGAAGCTTTAAGAAGACTTAGATTTAATGTGAAAGCAGCCAGAG AGGAGCTGTCTGTCTGGACTGAGGAGGAATGTAGAAACTTTGAACAAGGACTAAAAGCATATGGGAAAGATTTCCATTTAATACAGGCCAATAAG CAAACCAGACTTGGGAAAAGGAAATACAACCTTCACCCTGGTGTCAc AGACTACATGGACAGATTACTGGATGAGACGGAGAGCGCAACATCCAGCAGAGCGGCGTCGCCTCCTCCCACTACGTCCAGCAGCAGCGCCAGTCACTCTGAGAGGGAGGACAGCAGCAGTCAGAATG GTATTGCAGGCCACAATTCCAGCAACCCGATGGATGGCCCTCAGTTCCCCCCGGCAAATCAAGTCAAAGTTGAGCCAGCTCAGACCAACGGTCCCTCCGTCCCTGTGGTAGAACCTCCTCCAGTTCCAGACAACAACTCCAACGGCTGCAGCCAGCCCACAGCACCAAGCCATGACAGAAACGGTTCTCTGGAGCCTCCGCTTGACCACAGAGACACGGTGGcggtgacacacagtgacaggccGGCCAAGGTGTGCAGGACGGAGGCAGAGCCTTTGGGCCAAAGTGAGGTGGAACCATCTAGAACCTCGGAGAACTGA